A genomic stretch from Leptotrichia sp. HSP-536 includes:
- a CDS encoding ABC transporter ATP-binding protein — translation MNILNVNDLNVYYGGIHAIKNISFHIKKGEIVSLIGANGAGKTSTLHAISGLVPIKSGEISLNGENVTNIDAHKLVSRGMAHVPEGRRIFTELTVLENLEMGAFTRNDAEQIKKDMEHMFSLFPRLAERKKQLAGTMSGGEQQMLAMARALMSSPSLLLLDEPSMGLAPLLVQEIFNIIERINKEENVTILLVEQNANMALSIADRGYVLETGKIILEGTGKELLTNPEIKKAYLGG, via the coding sequence GTGAATATTTTAAATGTAAATGATTTAAATGTTTATTATGGCGGAATCCATGCTATAAAAAATATTTCATTTCATATAAAAAAAGGAGAAATTGTTTCTTTGATAGGGGCAAATGGAGCTGGAAAAACATCTACGCTTCATGCTATTTCAGGGCTTGTACCAATAAAATCGGGAGAAATTTCTCTAAATGGAGAAAACGTAACTAATATTGACGCACATAAACTTGTCAGTCGTGGTATGGCACATGTGCCAGAAGGTCGTCGAATCTTTACAGAGCTGACAGTATTGGAAAATTTAGAAATGGGAGCATTTACAAGAAATGATGCTGAACAAATAAAAAAAGATATGGAACATATGTTTTCATTATTTCCAAGACTTGCCGAGCGTAAAAAACAGCTAGCAGGGACAATGAGCGGAGGAGAACAGCAAATGCTGGCAATGGCAAGAGCTTTGATGTCAAGCCCTTCACTATTATTGCTGGATGAGCCGTCAATGGGGCTGGCACCATTATTAGTACAGGAAATTTTTAATATTATTGAAAGAATTAATAAAGAAGAAAATGTAACAATACTGCTGGTTGAACAAAATGCCAATATGGCACTATCAATTGCAGACAGAGGATATGTTCTAGAAACAGGGAAAATTATTCTGGAAGGAACTGGGAAGGAACTGCTTACAAATCCTGAGATTAAGAAGGCTTATCTGGGAGGATAA
- a CDS encoding YoaK family protein, protein MARNIKKIFFNGEEYPPETFRLAMLLCMVGGFMDTYTFSTRGNVLANAQTGNIVFLAINLGKGNFGKAFYYFVPVFVFTMGILFSEFIRIKFEKHKIFRWQQIVIFYQVIIMFFIAFVPSGKWNMPINIIMSFIAAIQYQGFKKIRGMAGATTICTGNLRSGMENLFKYINTKETSFLQNFWIYIGLDLFFLVGALLCMVLVGIYGELSLLACCALLIIVFSVMFKDTI, encoded by the coding sequence ATGGCAAGAAATATAAAAAAAATTTTCTTTAATGGAGAAGAATATCCTCCAGAAACATTTCGGCTCGCAATGCTTTTATGTATGGTTGGGGGATTTATGGACACATATACATTTTCTACACGTGGAAATGTGTTGGCTAATGCACAGACTGGAAATATTGTTTTTCTTGCAATAAATTTGGGAAAAGGAAATTTTGGAAAAGCATTCTATTATTTTGTGCCGGTATTTGTATTTACAATGGGAATATTATTTTCAGAATTTATACGAATCAAATTTGAAAAACATAAAATTTTCCGATGGCAGCAAATCGTCATATTCTATCAAGTCATAATAATGTTTTTTATTGCATTTGTCCCAAGCGGAAAATGGAATATGCCAATAAACATAATTATGTCATTTATTGCCGCAATTCAATATCAAGGGTTCAAAAAAATTAGAGGAATGGCAGGAGCAACTACTATATGTACAGGAAACCTGCGAAGTGGAATGGAAAATCTATTTAAATATATAAATACAAAAGAAACATCATTTTTACAAAATTTTTGGATATATATAGGATTAGACTTATTTTTTCTAGTCGGTGCGCTTCTTTGCATGGTTTTAGTTGGAATATACGGTGAATTGTCGTTATTAGCATGCTGTGCCTTATTAATTATCGTATTTTCAGTAATGTTTAAAGACACTATTTAA
- a CDS encoding acid phosphatase has product MTPAPPAVDSIAFLNDKAQYEKGKLLRNTERGKQAYNDAQVEGDGVPRAFSEAFGYTISAQTTPEIFKLVTKLREDAGDLATRTAKQTYMRIRPFAYFKESTCRPEDEATLSTNGSYPSGHTSIGWATALVLAEVNPGRQSQIMKRGYEMGQSRVICGYHWQSDVDAARVVASTVVATLHSNNEFKAKAKAEFQKISKRK; this is encoded by the coding sequence ATGACGCCAGCTCCACCAGCAGTTGACAGTATCGCTTTTCTAAATGACAAGGCTCAGTATGAAAAAGGAAAATTACTAAGAAATACTGAAAGAGGAAAACAGGCATATAACGATGCACAAGTAGAAGGTGACGGAGTACCTCGTGCTTTTTCAGAAGCATTTGGATACACAATTTCAGCCCAAACAACACCTGAGATTTTCAAATTAGTTACAAAATTACGTGAAGATGCAGGAGATTTGGCAACAAGAACTGCAAAACAAACATATATGAGAATTCGTCCATTTGCATACTTTAAAGAATCAACTTGCCGTCCAGAAGACGAAGCAACTCTTTCAACAAATGGTTCTTATCCATCAGGACATACTTCAATCGGATGGGCTACTGCCTTAGTTCTAGCTGAAGTAAACCCAGGAAGACAAAGTCAAATTATGAAACGTGGATATGAAATGGGACAAAGCCGTGTAATTTGCGGTTATCACTGGCAAAGTGATGTGGATGCAGCCCGTGTAGTAGCAAGTACAGTTGTTGCAACATTGCATTCAAACAATGAATTTAAAGCTAAAGCAAAAGCAGAATTCCAAAAAATCAGCAAAAGAAAATAA
- a CDS encoding ABC transporter ATP-binding protein: MSLLKTTNLGISFGGLRAVDDVNIEIKDGELVGLIGPNGAGKTTIFNLLTGVYKPTDGDISINKVSINKKTTPQIVALGVARTFQNIRLFKELTVLDNVKMALNSSMSYNTFEAIFRLPKFWKEEKEVTDKALDLLDIFDMAEMANITAGNLSYGQQRKLEIARALATNPKLLLLDEPAAGMNPNETKELMNTISFIRNKFKIAILLIEHDMDLVMGICERLYVLNFGKFIASGLPEEIQNNKEVIAAYLGE; this comes from the coding sequence ATGTCATTATTAAAAACGACAAATTTGGGAATATCTTTTGGCGGATTACGGGCTGTTGATGATGTAAATATTGAAATTAAGGATGGCGAGCTGGTTGGTCTGATTGGTCCAAATGGAGCTGGAAAAACGACAATTTTTAACTTGTTGACAGGTGTTTATAAACCAACTGACGGAGATATTTCTATAAATAAGGTCAGTATAAATAAAAAAACTACTCCGCAAATAGTTGCTTTAGGAGTTGCCAGAACATTTCAAAATATACGGTTATTTAAGGAACTGACTGTACTTGACAATGTAAAGATGGCGTTAAACAGCAGTATGAGCTATAACACTTTTGAAGCAATTTTTAGACTTCCGAAATTTTGGAAAGAGGAGAAGGAAGTAACGGATAAGGCGTTGGATTTGCTGGATATTTTTGATATGGCTGAAATGGCAAATATTACGGCTGGAAACTTGTCTTACGGACAGCAGAGAAAATTGGAAATAGCAAGGGCTTTGGCTACAAATCCAAAATTATTGTTGCTGGATGAACCTGCGGCGGGAATGAATCCAAATGAAACAAAGGAATTAATGAACACAATTAGCTTTATAAGAAATAAATTTAAAATTGCAATCTTGTTAATTGAACACGATATGGATCTGGTAATGGGAATCTGTGAAAGATTGTATGTATTAAACTTTGGAAAATTTATTGCTTCGGGGCTGCCTGAAGAAATTCAGAATAATAAGGAAGTTATTGCTGCTTATTTAGGAGAATAA
- the pth gene encoding aminoacyl-tRNA hydrolase, which produces MKLIVGLGNPGEQYKLTRHNIGFIFIDEYLKEKNITDIREKFKSLFVQTNYNGDKVFYQKPATFMNLSGEAVGEAIRFFKINPKTELFVIYDDMDMPFGKLKIKQNGSAGGHNGLKSIISHVGNEFIRIKFGIGKPKTKEETIGFVLGKFSPEEKEIVKDSREKMFNLIDDIKDDMTISNLMNKYNTK; this is translated from the coding sequence ATGAAACTAATAGTAGGCTTGGGAAATCCAGGAGAACAGTACAAATTAACTAGGCATAACATAGGGTTTATTTTTATAGATGAATATTTGAAAGAAAAAAATATAACAGATATTAGAGAAAAGTTTAAATCACTTTTTGTACAGACTAATTATAACGGAGACAAGGTTTTTTACCAAAAGCCTGCAACTTTTATGAATTTGAGCGGAGAAGCAGTTGGAGAAGCAATTAGATTTTTTAAAATTAATCCTAAAACAGAGCTTTTTGTGATTTATGATGATATGGATATGCCATTTGGAAAATTGAAAATTAAGCAAAATGGAAGCGCTGGTGGACATAATGGACTAAAATCGATTATTTCTCATGTGGGAAATGAATTTATAAGAATAAAGTTTGGAATTGGAAAGCCTAAGACAAAAGAAGAAACAATTGGATTTGTACTGGGAAAATTCTCACCAGAAGAAAAGGAAATTGTAAAAGATTCAAGAGAAAAAATGTTTAATTTGATAGATGATATAAAAGATGATATGACAATTTCAAACTTGATGAACAAATATAATACAAAATAA
- a CDS encoding response regulator transcription factor, which produces MYKVLIADDNKQIVSILPEYCKKNNFIVSTVFNGEDALKEVEENKFDIVLLDVMMPKKDGFDVCREVRKFSNVPIIMITARGEDYEKIMGLEIGADDYIVKPFSPGEIIARINAILRRITPKNDDSEKIFSFDNLEIDLNNFTVKINNEIISLTKKEIEILWTLATNQNKVFTRENLLDLIWGFDYFGESRTVDTHIKRLRAKMDNYEHKKWNIKTIWGVGYKFDILEN; this is translated from the coding sequence ATGTATAAAGTATTAATTGCAGATGACAATAAGCAGATTGTATCAATACTTCCAGAGTACTGTAAAAAAAATAATTTTATTGTAAGCACTGTTTTCAATGGAGAAGATGCTCTTAAGGAGGTGGAGGAAAATAAATTTGATATTGTGCTTCTGGATGTTATGATGCCAAAAAAAGATGGATTTGATGTATGCCGTGAAGTGCGAAAATTTTCCAATGTTCCAATTATAATGATTACAGCACGTGGAGAAGACTATGAGAAAATAATGGGGCTGGAAATAGGTGCGGATGACTACATTGTAAAGCCATTTTCACCTGGAGAGATTATAGCAAGGATAAATGCCATTTTACGCCGGATCACTCCAAAAAATGATGACAGCGAAAAAATATTCTCATTTGATAACCTTGAAATTGACTTAAATAATTTTACTGTAAAAATAAATAACGAGATAATTTCCTTAACAAAAAAGGAAATCGAAATTTTATGGACACTTGCGACAAATCAAAATAAAGTTTTTACGAGAGAAAATCTGCTGGATTTAATCTGGGGATTCGACTATTTTGGAGAAAGCCGTACTGTTGATACCCATATAAAACGGCTTCGTGCAAAAATGGATAATTATGAGCATAAAAAATGGAATATTAAAACTATTTGGGGAGTTGGATATAAATTTGATATTCTGGAAAATTAA
- a CDS encoding branched-chain amino acid ABC transporter permease, with product MEKNNKDVKIKNVDNKEKNQKTKENKKTKEYKWQNLNYFNKLKVKNYVVTFISIIALYIVLSFTFDPNDAFSYTKGIYINILIFILFSVSLNITVGLMGQLNLGQAGFIAIGGYSAAFISKILANYNLPPIIQLILVSLFGGLVAAVFGFLVGGSTLRLRGDYLAIITLAFGEIVKYIIQNLDFLGGATGLNNIPTILDFSNTYFIVVISIVIITMAMTSRKGKEILSIREDEIAAENIGIGLNRVKLYGFAFSAFFAGVGGSLFAHNIGILTPDKFGFLFSIEILVMVVLGGLGSITGAIVAATILTLLNERLRDVSQFRYLIYAIILISLMIFRPKGIFGTKEFTFAGTKRRINRIRNYRNNKNEKE from the coding sequence ATGGAGAAAAATAATAAAGATGTAAAAATAAAAAATGTAGATAATAAAGAAAAGAATCAGAAAACTAAAGAAAATAAAAAAACAAAAGAATATAAATGGCAAAATTTGAACTATTTTAACAAATTAAAAGTAAAAAATTATGTAGTTACATTTATTTCAATAATTGCACTTTATATCGTTTTGAGTTTTACTTTTGATCCAAATGATGCTTTCAGTTATACAAAGGGAATTTATATAAATATTCTAATTTTCATTTTATTTTCAGTAAGTCTGAACATAACAGTAGGACTTATGGGACAGCTTAATTTGGGGCAGGCTGGATTTATTGCAATTGGTGGATATTCAGCGGCATTTATTTCCAAAATACTGGCAAATTACAATTTACCGCCAATTATACAGTTAATTTTAGTATCATTGTTTGGTGGACTGGTTGCAGCAGTTTTTGGATTTTTAGTCGGTGGAAGTACGCTTAGGCTAAGAGGGGATTATTTGGCGATTATTACTTTAGCATTTGGAGAAATAGTAAAATATATTATTCAGAATTTAGATTTTTTAGGTGGAGCGACTGGATTAAACAACATTCCGACAATCTTGGATTTCTCAAATACTTATTTCATCGTAGTTATTTCAATTGTCATAATTACAATGGCAATGACTTCAAGAAAAGGAAAGGAAATATTGTCAATTAGAGAAGATGAAATTGCGGCGGAAAATATTGGAATCGGGCTAAATCGTGTAAAACTTTATGGATTTGCTTTTTCGGCATTTTTTGCTGGAGTTGGAGGTTCGTTATTTGCCCATAATATTGGGATTTTGACACCTGATAAATTTGGATTTTTATTCTCGATAGAAATTCTTGTTATGGTGGTACTTGGTGGACTTGGAAGTATCACGGGGGCAATTGTTGCTGCGACAATTTTAACATTGCTGAATGAGAGATTGAGAGATGTTTCACAATTTAGATATTTAATTTATGCAATTATCTTAATTTCATTAATGATTTTCCGTCCAAAAGGAATCTTTGGAACGAAGGAATTTACATTTGCTGGAACAAAGAGAAGAATTAATCGGATTAGAAATTATAGAAATAATAAAAATGAAAAAGAGTAA
- the ffh gene encoding signal recognition particle protein, translated as MFNNLGDRFKDIFKKVSGQGKLTENNMKDALREVRLALLEADVNYSVAKNFVAKIREKALGEQVISGVNPTQQFIKIVNDELVEVLGGSNVSIAKADKNPTIVMLSGLQGAGKTTFSGKLAKHLRSKGEKPFLIGADVYRPAAKKQLKVLGEQVKIPVFTIDESIDPLEIVKQGIEASKAEHATYVIIDTAGRLHIDEQLMHELQDIKDCFNPNEILLVVDGMTGQDAVNVAKEFNEQLDITGVVLTKLDGDTRGGAALSVKEVAGKPIKFISEGEKLDDIAPFHPDRLASRILGMGDVVSLVEKAQEAIDEKEAKKMEEKFRKNQFDFEDFLKQFKMIRKMGSIAGIMKMIPGVDTSMIDMGMAEKEMKKVEAIIFSMTVQERRDPKLLKNGSRKMRIAKGSGVQVNDVNKLIKQFEQMKQMMKIFNGGGIPGLGGGLMKGRRR; from the coding sequence ATGTTTAATAATTTAGGAGATAGATTTAAGGATATATTTAAAAAAGTCAGTGGACAGGGGAAGTTGACTGAGAACAATATGAAAGATGCTTTGAGGGAAGTAAGACTGGCATTACTTGAAGCGGATGTAAATTACAGTGTAGCTAAGAATTTTGTGGCAAAGATTCGAGAAAAGGCTTTGGGAGAACAAGTTATTAGCGGTGTTAATCCTACACAGCAATTTATCAAAATTGTAAATGACGAACTAGTGGAAGTGCTTGGTGGTTCCAATGTTTCGATTGCTAAGGCTGATAAAAATCCTACTATTGTAATGCTTTCGGGACTTCAAGGGGCTGGGAAAACTACGTTTTCTGGAAAATTGGCAAAGCATTTGAGATCGAAAGGGGAAAAGCCATTTTTGATTGGGGCAGATGTTTATAGACCTGCTGCGAAAAAGCAATTGAAGGTGTTGGGAGAGCAAGTGAAAATTCCTGTATTTACGATTGATGAGAGTATAGATCCATTGGAAATTGTAAAACAGGGAATTGAAGCTTCAAAGGCAGAGCATGCGACTTACGTGATTATTGATACGGCGGGAAGGTTGCACATTGACGAACAGCTTATGCATGAATTACAGGATATAAAGGACTGCTTTAATCCAAATGAAATTTTGCTTGTAGTTGATGGAATGACTGGGCAAGATGCGGTTAATGTGGCAAAAGAGTTTAATGAACAGCTTGATATTACTGGAGTTGTACTTACAAAACTGGACGGAGATACTCGTGGAGGGGCAGCTCTTTCAGTAAAGGAAGTTGCAGGAAAGCCAATTAAATTTATAAGTGAAGGGGAAAAACTGGACGACATCGCACCATTTCACCCAGACAGGCTTGCTTCACGTATTCTTGGAATGGGAGACGTTGTTTCGCTTGTAGAAAAGGCACAGGAAGCTATTGACGAAAAAGAAGCCAAGAAAATGGAAGAAAAATTTAGAAAAAATCAGTTTGATTTTGAAGATTTTTTAAAACAGTTTAAAATGATAAGAAAAATGGGATCAATTGCTGGAATTATGAAAATGATACCAGGAGTTGACACAAGCATGATAGATATGGGAATGGCTGAAAAGGAAATGAAAAAGGTTGAAGCAATCATTTTTTCAATGACAGTTCAGGAAAGACGTGATCCGAAACTTCTAAAAAATGGAAGTCGTAAAATGAGAATTGCCAAAGGAAGCGGTGTTCAGGTAAATGATGTAAATAAATTAATAAAACAGTTTGAGCAAATGAAGCAGATGATGAAAATATTTAACGGTGGTGGTATTCCTGGACTTGGAGGAGGATTGATGAAAGGCAGAAGAAGATAG
- a CDS encoding RNA-guided endonuclease InsQ/TnpB family protein: MPKLKKIKLKYHREIPKDYRIKSVTLTNSNGNYYVSVLTEFEKEIQKMPSNDKVIGLDFSMSELFVSSESQRADYPRYFRMLEEKLKKLQKSLSRKVKFSKNWYEQKAKISKLHEYIKNCRRDFLHKLSKKLSKEHNAVIVEDLNMKGMSQALNFGKSVGDNGWGIFLRMLEYKLIFLGKQFLKIDKWFPSSKTCSKCGNIKEELKLSERSYKCECCGIEIGRDYNAALNIRGVGKEMLKY; the protein is encoded by the coding sequence TTGCCAAAATTGAAAAAAATTAAATTAAAATATCATAGAGAAATACCGAAGGATTACAGGATAAAGTCAGTAACATTGACAAACAGTAATGGAAATTACTATGTTTCTGTCTTGACGGAATTTGAAAAAGAAATTCAAAAAATGCCAAGTAATGATAAAGTAATTGGGCTTGATTTTTCAATGTCTGAATTATTTGTCAGTTCTGAAAGCCAAAGGGCTGATTATCCAAGATATTTTAGGATGTTAGAAGAAAAATTAAAGAAATTACAGAAATCATTGTCAAGGAAAGTAAAATTTTCTAAAAATTGGTATGAGCAAAAAGCGAAAATATCAAAATTACATGAGTATATTAAAAATTGTCGAAGAGATTTTTTGCATAAATTATCGAAAAAATTGTCCAAAGAACATAATGCTGTGATTGTCGAGGATTTGAATATGAAAGGGATGAGCCAGGCATTAAATTTTGGGAAAAGTGTAGGAGATAATGGATGGGGAATATTTTTGAGGATGCTTGAGTATAAGTTGATATTTTTAGGAAAACAATTTTTGAAGATAGATAAGTGGTTTCCATCGTCGAAAACTTGCAGTAAATGCGGAAATATTAAAGAGGAACTGAAATTATCAGAAAGAAGCTATAAATGTGAGTGCTGTGGAATTGAGATTGGTAGAGATTACAATGCGGCACTAAATATAAGAGGTGTTGGAAAAGAAATGTTGAAATATTAG
- a CDS encoding ABC transporter substrate-binding protein, whose translation MKKILFLVSLLALFVLSCGAKTSKDKNVIKVGVIGALTGNVAQYGTSTINGFKLKVKEINAAGGINGKQVELVVADSKGDTQEAINAFKKMVSQDKIDIFVGEVTSGPSLAIAPLAQQAKIPMITATGTAFDITKDKDFVYRTTFTDPYQGVVVARYAKAKGYKNITVLTNTGSDYSVGLANAFKEQAKKEGIQVKEEQYTADDKDFRALLTKVKGYNPEVIFVPDYYNTIGLILTQAKELGINAQFMGGDGWDGIQTNFGKVANGAVFASQFAPDDPDQNVQKFITAYKNEYKLDPIIFAALGYDTGTILETALKNVSDLSSKDAIKEAIKNFNGTNLVTGSLKYDADRNPEKKVTFIEVKDGKLALKEKF comes from the coding sequence ATGAAAAAAATATTATTTTTAGTATCATTATTAGCATTATTTGTACTTAGCTGCGGAGCTAAGACTTCTAAAGATAAGAATGTTATAAAAGTTGGTGTAATTGGAGCATTAACTGGAAACGTGGCGCAATATGGAACAAGTACAATAAATGGATTTAAGTTAAAAGTAAAAGAAATAAATGCCGCTGGTGGAATTAACGGTAAGCAAGTTGAACTTGTTGTGGCAGATAGTAAAGGGGATACACAGGAAGCGATAAATGCGTTCAAAAAAATGGTTTCACAAGATAAAATTGACATTTTTGTAGGAGAAGTTACATCTGGACCATCTCTTGCAATTGCACCGCTTGCACAACAAGCAAAAATTCCTATGATTACAGCGACTGGAACTGCGTTTGACATTACAAAAGATAAAGATTTTGTTTATAGAACTACATTTACAGATCCTTATCAAGGTGTTGTTGTTGCAAGATATGCAAAAGCAAAAGGTTATAAAAATATTACAGTTTTGACTAACACAGGAAGTGACTATTCTGTAGGGCTTGCAAACGCATTTAAGGAACAAGCTAAAAAAGAAGGAATCCAAGTGAAAGAAGAACAGTATACTGCTGATGATAAAGACTTTAGAGCATTATTAACAAAAGTAAAAGGATACAATCCTGAAGTAATTTTTGTACCTGATTATTACAATACAATTGGATTAATCTTGACACAAGCAAAAGAACTTGGAATAAACGCTCAATTTATGGGTGGAGATGGATGGGATGGAATCCAGACTAACTTTGGAAAAGTTGCAAATGGAGCAGTTTTTGCAAGCCAGTTTGCACCAGATGATCCTGATCAAAATGTTCAAAAATTTATTACCGCATACAAAAATGAATATAAATTAGATCCAATTATTTTTGCGGCTTTAGGATATGACACAGGAACTATTTTGGAAACAGCACTAAAAAATGTTTCTGATCTTTCTTCAAAAGATGCAATAAAAGAAGCAATCAAAAACTTTAATGGAACAAACTTGGTTACTGGTTCATTAAAATATGATGCTGATAGAAATCCTGAGAAAAAAGTTACATTTATTGAAGTAAAAGATGGAAAACTTGCATTAAAAGAGAAATTCTAG
- a CDS encoding ABC transporter substrate-binding protein, which yields MKKLFLTILLVTIFIISCGKKNADSNVIKIGVIAPLTGNYAQYGTAVKEGVELKVDAINNTGGINGKKIELVIADSKGDVQESVNVFKKMVSQDKVNVVIGEVVSATSQAISGLAQSAKVPLISATATSLDVTKGKDFVFRTTFTDPYQGTATAKYAKSKGVKSIAILTNSSNDYSVGIANAFKEQAKKDGITITEEKYTNDDKDFKAILTKVKGQNPQAIFIPDYYNTIGLIISQAKDLGITAQYFGGDGWDGIQTNFGAVAEGAIFASQFSPEDKAENVQKFMKDYKAKFNKEPIMFAALGYDTVEILEAALKSAKDLSGTSIKEAMNGVSGIDLITGKLKFDADRNPEKAVTFIEVKGGKLTLKEKF from the coding sequence ATGAAAAAATTATTTTTAACAATATTATTGGTCACCATTTTTATTATTAGCTGTGGGAAAAAAAACGCTGACAGCAACGTTATAAAAATAGGTGTTATCGCGCCACTTACTGGGAATTATGCACAATATGGGACTGCTGTAAAAGAAGGTGTTGAATTGAAAGTCGATGCTATCAATAACACTGGTGGGATTAATGGGAAAAAAATCGAGCTTGTTATCGCAGATAGTAAAGGTGATGTTCAGGAATCGGTGAATGTATTTAAGAAAATGGTTTCGCAGGATAAAGTGAATGTTGTGATTGGAGAAGTTGTATCGGCTACTTCACAAGCTATTTCAGGACTTGCTCAAAGTGCAAAAGTGCCTTTAATTTCAGCGACTGCGACAAGTCTGGATGTTACAAAAGGAAAAGATTTTGTATTTAGAACCACATTTACGGATCCTTATCAAGGAACTGCAACTGCAAAATATGCAAAATCAAAAGGCGTAAAATCAATTGCGATCTTAACAAATTCTTCAAATGATTATTCTGTAGGAATTGCAAATGCATTTAAAGAACAGGCTAAGAAAGATGGAATAACTATTACTGAAGAAAAATATACAAATGACGATAAAGATTTTAAAGCGATTTTGACAAAAGTAAAAGGGCAAAATCCACAAGCCATCTTCATTCCTGATTATTACAATACAATTGGATTAATTATTTCTCAGGCTAAAGATTTGGGAATAACTGCTCAATATTTTGGTGGAGATGGATGGGATGGAATTCAGACTAACTTTGGAGCAGTTGCAGAAGGAGCTATTTTTGCAAGTCAATTTTCTCCAGAAGACAAGGCTGAAAATGTTCAGAAATTTATGAAGGATTACAAAGCTAAATTTAATAAGGAACCAATAATGTTTGCTGCACTTGGATACGATACAGTGGAAATTCTAGAAGCTGCATTAAAATCTGCAAAAGATTTATCTGGGACATCTATAAAGGAAGCTATGAATGGGGTTAGCGGAATTGACCTGATAACTGGAAAATTAAAATTCGATGCTGACAGAAATCCTGAAAAAGCAGTTACATTTATTGAAGTAAAAGGTGGAAAACTTACATTAAAAGAAAAATTCTAA
- a CDS encoding branched-chain amino acid ABC transporter permease, whose product MLKSFIEQTINGLQTGSIYALIALGYTMVYGIVKLINFAHGDILMVGAYATLIAVSNGMPLIVAIILSIVLCAILGVVIDFFAYRPIRNAPKISALITAIGMSFLLESLALIIFGANPKVIDQKYIPAFLSNNNKINLGFLSISMLTIFVIVVTSICMIALNLFIKKTKLGKATRAVSQDTGAAQLMGINVNKTIAITFAIGSGLGALGGALYAIVYPQIEPYMGMLPGLKAFIAAVFGGIGSIPGAMVGGYVLGLLEAYVKGSSLTTWANPIVFGVLILILIFRPNGLFGKNMKEKV is encoded by the coding sequence ATGTTAAAGAGTTTTATTGAACAAACAATTAACGGACTGCAGACTGGAAGTATTTATGCCCTGATTGCGTTGGGATATACAATGGTTTACGGTATCGTTAAACTTATAAATTTTGCACATGGTGATATACTTATGGTAGGGGCTTATGCTACATTAATTGCTGTGTCAAATGGGATGCCATTAATTGTGGCTATTATTTTATCAATTGTTTTATGTGCTATTCTAGGAGTTGTAATTGACTTTTTTGCATACCGTCCAATTAGAAATGCACCTAAAATTTCGGCACTTATAACAGCTATTGGAATGAGTTTTTTGCTGGAAAGCCTAGCACTTATAATATTTGGTGCAAATCCAAAAGTTATTGACCAAAAATACATACCTGCATTTTTATCAAATAACAACAAGATTAATTTAGGATTTTTAAGTATCAGTATGCTTACAATATTTGTAATTGTGGTTACTTCAATTTGTATGATAGCTTTGAATTTATTTATTAAAAAAACAAAACTAGGGAAAGCTACAAGAGCGGTGTCACAGGATACTGGAGCGGCACAGTTGATGGGGATAAATGTAAATAAGACCATTGCCATAACTTTTGCAATTGGTTCTGGACTTGGAGCATTAGGTGGAGCTTTATATGCGATTGTTTATCCACAAATTGAGCCATATATGGGAATGCTTCCAGGATTGAAGGCATTTATTGCGGCTGTATTTGGAGGAATTGGAAGTATTCCAGGAGCCATGGTTGGCGGATATGTATTGGGATTATTGGAGGCATATGTAAAAGGGTCATCACTTACAACTTGGGCAAATCCGATTGTATTTGGTGTGCTGATATTGATATTGATTTTTAGACCAAATGGGTTATTTGGTAAGAATATGAAGGAAAAAGTATAA